One window from the genome of Hoplias malabaricus isolate fHopMal1 chromosome 18, fHopMal1.hap1, whole genome shotgun sequence encodes:
- the cldn5b gene encoding claudin-5b, with the protein MSSCLEILGMCLNAGGALMVMVACGLPTWKVTAYLDGNIVVAQTFWDGLWMSCVVQSTGQMQCKLHDSMLSLSADLQTARALTVLAALIGVAGAAFTVAGARCTNCVNTPATKAQAVMCGGALCVVAGLFVLVPVCWMANNIISDFYNPQVPHANKREIGSALYIGWAAAALLLLAGAALCCSGLQDGKTAAAEQNMIKYPISKSPMLNGDYDKRNYV; encoded by the coding sequence ATGTCCTCGTGCCTGGAGATCCTCGGCATGTGCCTGAACGCGGGCGGCGCCCTGATGGTTATGGTCGCGTGCGGCTTGCCCACCTGGAAGGTGACCGCGTACCTGGACGGCAACATCGTGGTGGCGCAGACGTTCTGGGACGGCCTGTGGATGTCGTGCGTGGTGCAGAGCACCGGGCAGATGCAGTGCAAGCTGCACGACTCTATGCTGTCGCTCTCCGCAGACCTGCAGACGGCGCGCGCCCTCACTGTGCTCGCGGCTCTAATCGGCGTGGCCGGCGCGGCGTTTACCGTCGCGGGCGCGCGCTGCACCAACTGCGTGAACACGCCCGCCACCAAAGCGCAAGCCGTGATGTGCGGGGGCGCGCTGTGCGTCGTGGCCGGACTCTTCGTGCTCGTGCCCGTCTGCTGGATGGCCAACAATATCATCTCGGACTTTTACAACCCTCAGGTCCCGCACGCCAACAAGCGCGAGATCGGCTCGGCACTCTATATTGGATGGGCGGCCGCCGCGCTCCTGCTGCTCGCGGGCGCCGCGCTCTGCTGCTCCGGGCTGCAGGACGGGAAAACGGCGGCGGCGGAGCAGAACATGATTAAGTACCCGATCAGCAAAAGCCCCATGCTCAACGGAGACTACGACAAGCGCAATTACGTGTGA